The region TTCAGACTCCGACCTTTGAACATCTGGAGCTTTTCACCCTGAAGTCTGGAGAAGGTATTGTGGAGGAAATTTACGCATTCAAGGACAAGGGAGGCAGGGATCTCGCTCTGAGGCCTGAGCTTACCGCCCCGGTTATGAGAATGTTCGTTAACGAATGCTCGGTTATGCCGAGACCCCTCAGGTTTTACTATTTCGGAAACTGCTTCAGGTATGAAAGGCCACAGAGAGGAAGATACAGGGAATTCTGGCAGTTCGGAGTTGAGCTGATAGGGAGCGATAAACCTGAAAGCGATGCTGAGGTCATTTATCTGGCATACAGGATTTTAAAAGAACTTGGCGTAGATTTCAGGCTGCACGTTGGACACGTGGGGTTGCTGAGAAAGGTGCTTCAGGACCTTGACAGCGCTGACGCCGCAATGAGGCTGATCGATAAAAAGGATTTCGATGGGCTGAAGGTTTTGCTGAATGAGTGTGGGAAATCAGATCTGTTCGAAACTGTGGTTCGGCTTTCAGAATGCGGCACTGTAGAGGAGGCTAAAGAAGTCTATCCAGAATTTGACTATTCCCATGTTGAAAAAGTTTCTGAAATTCTCACAGAACTGGGAGTTGAATTCAGTCTGGATTTCGGTATAGCGAGGGGTCTGGACTACTACACGGGGATAGTCTTTGAAGTTTATGCTGAAGGTCTCGGGGCACAGAAGCAGATATGCGGTGGAGGGTCTTACAGACTCGCAAGACTTTTTGGTGGAGAGGATGTGCCTTCAACTGGGTTTGCCATAGGATTTGACAGGGTGGTAGAGGTATGCAGTGCTGAAATGCAGAAAAGGCCAGTGGCTGTGGTTGTGAGTTTCGGGGACTTCGTCAGGGGTCAGAAGGTTGCCGAGCTTTTGAGAGCTGCTGGGATTGATGCGGTTGTTGATGTCATGGGTCGAAACGTCAGAAAGCAGCTGAGCTTTGCAAATTCAATCAATGCGGATTACGCAATCTTTGCCGGAGAGGAGTTTGAAAAGGGAATTGTGAGAATCAAGGATTTAAGGACGGAAGAACAGATTGATGTTGATGTCGGGGAACTTGAGAGCTTCTTTGAAAATGGGAAGACCTGAAATCACTCCTATTTTTTCTGCCGAGTAGTAATACAGTGCCAGTATGCAGGCGAGAATTATCAGGTAATTTGGGACGACACTGTTGTATGAAAATCTGGATATCCTGACCCTTCTTTTAAGGGGCCAGTAAAGCTCGACTCCGGATTTTGTGAGCATGTCAAGAATTATGTGGCTCAGGATTCCGTAAAGGGCAAGAACTCCGTATGCCGGGTTAATGATTCCTGAAAGCAGTGGAACCAGTATTGCAAAGAGTAGTGAGTGCGTGACTGTTCTGTGTTTCATTCCAAGAGCCAGGTCCAGATCGCTGATAACTCCAAATGTCGATGCCACGAGTGCGTATTCTAAGTTCCCGGTGAATATGAACACTGGTGTAAACGATGCAATCAGGTGTGTTTTTTTGAGCATGACAGATATAATTTTGTGCTGATTTTAATTTTATCGCCAGAAAATCCTCTATGAATTCAGATTTCAATTTCCACCTCAATTGTAGCTCTCCTGAGTCCTTCCGGATTGAGGGCATCCGGTATTTTCGTCCGTGTTGGGGTTGTTGTGATCGGTGCTTTCACAATGTTCGCAATCTTTAAATACTGATATGCCAACCTTATTCTGAAATGTCGCTGTCCTTTTGCAGAGGCTGGGAATCTGGATTCTTTGGCTTTTTCTCGTATAGCTTTAGCTACTGATCGGTTCTGGGAGGTGTTCTGGTGTGGTTGCTGCCATGGTCTGTGCGTCAGTATATATAAGCAATTTGAATATAAGAGGTGAATAAAATTGCAGGGAAAAAAACGAAGGTTGAAGAGGATAATGAAAAACGGTAGAGCCATAATAATACCTATGGATCACGGAATGACTAAACCTGAGAACGGGCTTGAAGATGTGGATAGAATTATGGCGATGCTCGACGGCATAGCAGATGCGTTCATTCTTCACAAGGGTATGGCAAAAAACTCCAGCATGGTGGAGGAGCTTGAATCAGCCCTCATTATCCACCTCTCCGCATCCACATATCTCAGCCCCGACCCCTTAGACAAGAGGGTGATCACGAGCGTTGAAAAGGCCATACAGCTTGGGGCAGATGCGGTGAGCGTTCACGTAAACATCGGGTGTGAGAGAGATATAGAGCAGATACGGGAAGCCTCACTCATCTCCGAAAAATGCGACGATTATGGGATACCGCTGCTTGTGATGGCTTACCCGAGAGGCGTGGGGATAAACGAGTTCGGTGCTGATGAAATCAAGCTTGCTGTGAGGGTTGCAAATGAAATCGGCGCGGACATCGTTAAAACCAACTATACAGGTGATGCTGAATCCTTCAAGGATGTGCTGAAGTTTTCAAAGGCCCCCGTAGTCATTGCCGGTGGAAGCAAGACCGATGAGACCTCTCTGCTGAAGACGATTGAGGAAGCGATATCTGCAGGTGCTGGAGGGGTTGCAATAGGCAGAAATGTTTTTCAAAGCAGAAATCCAAGAAATCTTGTGCTGAAAATCTCTGAAATAGTTCATGGTGTGATATATGAAAGAGGTATGGTTAATCGATGATGGCGTTAGCTGGGAGGATGTAAGGGATCACGTGATAGATGCCATAGAAACAGGATTTACGGGCGTGGCTGTGAGAAGGGATTTCATTGAGCTTGCCAGAAAGCTCGGAAATATCGAGGTCGAAGAATATGCGATTGAAACGATTTCAGATGCAGATGATCAAAACCGGATTGCCGAGATGCTTGAAGCAGGTAGGAGAATCTTCATTGAATTCGAAAACTGGAAAATAATCCCCCTTGAAAACCTGATAGCCATGAGGAGGAAGGGAAAGATAATTCCAATTGTGGAGACACCTGATGAGGCTGAGGTGGTTCTCACAACTCTTGAGAGGGGTGCGGATGGTTTCGCCATAAGGCCGAAAATCAGGGAACTAATGAAGGAGTTCGCCGGAATAGTGGAAAGGACTGAAGATCTCAATCTTGTTGAGGCGGAGATTTTTGAAATAAGAAAGCTTGGAGTGGGGGACAGGGTCTGTGTGGACACCATCACACTAATGTCACCCGGAGAAGGTATGCTCGTTGGAAACTCGGCGGAGTTCATGTTTCTTGTTGCAAGTGAAAGTGAGGAAAGCGAATACGTTGCTTCCAGACCGTTTCGGGTCAACGCCGGAAGTGTGAATGCCTACATCAGGGTTGGGGCAAGGACGAGGTATCTGGCAGAGCTTAGGGCTGGGGACGAAGTCGAAATAGTGAGGTTTGATGGAAAAACGAGGAAAAGCTTTGTTGGGAGGGTCAAAATAGAGAAGAGGCCAATGATTCTTCTCAGGGCGAGATTTGACGGTGTTTCAGGCTCGGTAATCCTGCAAAACGCCGAAACGATAAAGCTGGTAACTCCTGAAGGGAAACACGTCAGTGTCGCAGAGCTGAAGGTGGGAGACAGGGTGCTTGCGTACATAGGCGAGAAGGCCAGACATTTTGGCATGGCGGTGGAGGAGAGCATAATTGAAGGGTAGGTTTGTTGTGACCGTCAGAAACTTTGCGGAAGCTTCGCAGGCATTGAGGGTTGCCGACATCATTGAGTTCAGACTTGATCTGTTTCCGTCCTATCCAGAGTACGATAGAATTCAGACCGAGAAGGACAACATAGTTACCATCAGAAGGAAAGAAGACGGCGGTCAGTTTGATGGTGAGGAAGAGGACAGACTCGAGCTTCTCAGAAAGTACTCTAAATACGCCAGCTACGTGGACCTTGAACACGAGCTTGATGATGAGGTTTTCCTGAAGTTCGAGAAAAACAACATTGTGGAGTCGTATCACAACTTTGCAGAGACGCCAGATTATGACGTCCTTAAGGACATAGTCGAGGGCAGGAGAGGGGACATAATCAAGATAGCGACAATGGGCAGGAGTAAGGAGGACGTGATTAAAATAATGAAACTTCTCACAGAATACGACAACGTTGTTGCGTTTCTCATGGGCAGGAAGTATTCATTCACCAGAATTATATCCCTGCTTATGGGTTCTCCGCTAATTTACTGCTCGTTATACAATGCAGTAGCTCCCGGACAGTACGACATTTATACGGCGAGAAAAATACTGAAAATGATCTGAAGGGCTATGAGGATCCTTGTATTTGGCCATGGCGGGATGGGTAAGATTTTCAGAGATTTCTTTGAGGCGAGAGGATATTACGTCAGAAGCTATGATGTCGATGAATCTAAGGCTGACGTGCGTCTTGAGGAGACTGGAAATTTCGATATCGTGTTTCTATGCGTCCCCATGGACAGGATTGAAGAGGCGGTGAGGATAGTTATCAGTGTTTCCGCTCCAAAGCTTGTGGTTGATATATCGAGCGTTAAGAAAAATGCTATAGACATTCTGGAAAAATACGGGCTGAGGTATCTGAGCATCCATCCGATGTTCGGTCCTGGCAGTGATCTGGGGCTGTCGAACATAATAGTTGTGAGGAAAAGCGGAGCTCCCGAGGAAAAAATTATCCTCGAAGAATTCAGGAAGTCAGGAGCAGTGCTGACGGAAATGTCGGTTGAGGAGCATGACAGAAAGATGGCTGAAATACAGGGTGTTGCTCATTTCGTTCTGTTCCTTTTCGCCCTCTCTCTGAAGAACAGATTCCATGATGATTTTGAAATTGCCAGTCCCGTGTTTCTCGTTCTTCACAAGCTTGCAAGCAGGATCATCAATCAGAACTGGGAGATGTATTACCTCATCCAGAAAAACGCTGAAGAGCTGAGAAGAGAGGTAGCTGAGAATGCAAAAATTCTTGATGAAGCTCTCAGCGACAGGGACAGGTTCAGAGAGCTGGTTTACAGCCTGAGGAAATCGTTCAGGAACTACAGAGACTCCACACTCATTCTCGAGTCGTACAAGGCCACGGTGGATGCACGGGGAATAGATGAACTCAGGGGTTACATCAGGGCGCTGGACTCGCTCATTCTGGAGCTGATTGAGAGAAGGGTCAATGCCGGTAAAAAGGTCGCCATGGAAAAAATTAAGCTGAACGAACCGATAGAGATATCCCGCGTTGAGGACGTCAAGATGAGGGAGATTCTGAAGAGGACAGGTCTGAATCCTGTGCGGGTATCCGAGATATTCGAGAAAATCATGGAACTCACCAAGGAGGAGGAATACAGGGTTCTCGGCATCGGCAGAAAGGTTGCGGTCCTCGGGCCAATGGGCAGCTTTTCGGAGGAGGCTGCACTTAAGCTTACGGGTTCGAGGCTGCCGTTAATCTACAAGAACAGCGTGGATGATATTTTCAGGGCAGTTGAGAGCGGTGAGGTGGAATGCGGTATCGTGCCTATAGAGAATTCAACTTATGGCACTGTGCTGAACACCTTGGATGCGCTTTTGAAATACGACGTTCAGGTTTTCGGAGAGTATGAGCATGATATCAGGCACAATCTGGCTGCGAGGAGGGATCTGCCTCTCAAGGAGATAAAGACCATATACTCGCATCCCCAGGCAATAGCACAGTGTTCGGAATTCATCAACAACTATCTCCCCCATGCTGAAATCAGGTACACGAGAAGCACCAGTGAAGCTGTGGAGATGCTCGATGACAGCTCCGCAGCCATAGTTTCCGAGCTTGCAGCAAGGCTCTACAGACTGCATGTGATAAAGAGGGGCATTCAGACCGCAAATAATAACAGGACGAGGTTTTACCTGATTCGAAAATCGGGTGAAAACGGAGATGGAGACATAACAAGCCTTTTCTTTGGAGTAGAGGATGAACCCGGAGCTCTCTTCAGAGTTCTTGAGGTGTTTTACAGGCATGGCATCAATCTGAGAAAACTCGAGAGCCGGCCTGCAGGTACAAAACTCGGAGATTACGTGTTTTTCGCAGAAGCTGAAAGAAAGCTCGATGATAGCATTCTATCTGAACTGAAAGAAAAAACCTCATTTTGCAGGATTGCGGGCATCTTCAGAAAAATAGATAGGCTTGAAGTCTTCAGCGAGCGGAGAACATCATCAGGAACAGAATTCCAAACAGCATGGCAAACATGAATATCATGTAGTTTCTCTGTCTTTTCTTATCCTCTTCGTACTTCTGCTGACAATCTTTGCCGCAGAAGACATCTTCTGGCTCAATGGCCTTTCCGCAAACAATACAGTGTCTGTGGGGTATTATACCGGGCATATCTTTTCCACTGCCATGTCATTATTAAACTTTACCTTCTTTTTCCCCACGGGCACACCTTTATGCATATCCCGCAGACCATTGCCCCTATGTTTCTGTCCGAGGCAAACTCCTTCAGTATTCCGGCACACCTGTCAACATCGAAGACCTCCTCCCTTTCAGGATAGTCCTCAAACTCTGAATCTCTGAGCGCTCCGACTATGCAGTTTTCAATGCACTCTCTGCATCTGCCGCATCTTCTCTTAACGGGTTCTCCGGCTTCAAGTGGCATATCTGTCAGGATGCTTGCCATTCTTATTCTCGGGCCATGCTCCTTTGTAACCAGCAGTAGATTTTTCCCGATCCATCCCACGCCTGCGGCTCTGGCTATGGCCTTGTGGGATATGTAGCTCCTCCAGTGCAGCCCCTCTATTATCCTTGAGGCCGGAATGGGCATTGCCTTATAGCCGTGTTTTTCAATCTCTCTTGAGATTTCAAATGCAGCATGGTCAAGCCTGTCGTTGGCAATCTGGTACTGTCTTGCGTAGATTGATCTGCTTTCAGGCAACCCATCGAAAACAGCATCGTTCAGCCTCACACCTATAACCATTCCTCTTGTGAACCTTTCAAGGAGGTTTTCAGGGTAGGTGGGGTAATTCCTGAGAGGATCGAGATCTGCAACGCCGATAACATCAATAGCGAGCTTCTCCTTGATCTCTTCGAGATTCAGCATAGAGGTTTACCTGATTGAACAAATATAAAACTTGTCATGAAAAAATCTCAGAATATGTGTATTGCAGTTGCCTTAAAACTGACATAAATCTCTTCATCTCTCTTTATCCCCATTTCGAGCAGTGACGATCTGGTGATGTATGCTCTCAGCTCGACATCCTCCGCATCGAGTGTGAGCTTAACCAGGGCACCGGTCTCCTCGATGCTCTTCACCTTTGCTCTCAGCACGTTTCTGGCAGACGTTCTGATCGCATCGCGTGAGATGATTATGTCTTCAGGCCTTATCCCAACCCTTATGCGACCGTCTGCCTCAAATGGCAGCTCAATCTCGGTGCCATTTATCTTGAGGGCCTTTCCAGAGGCATGCCCCTCGATTATGTTCTCAAAACCGAGAAATCTGGCAATCCTTTCGTTCTTGGGCCTGGAAAAGACCTCCTTGACATCACCTACCTGTTCGAGCCGTCCATCAACCATCACTCCGATTTTGTCTCCGAGGCTGATCGCCTCCTCGAACGAATGGGTTACGTGCAGTGCCGTGAATTCGAGTTCCCTCTTCCACTCCTTCATTTCCGCAATCAGCCTGTTTCTTGTTTCCACGTCGAGATTTGAGAATGGTTCATCGAGCAAAAGTATCTCTGGCCTTAACACAAGCGCTCTCGCTATTGCAACTCTCTGCTGTTCTCCGCCGCTCAGAGTTTTTGGATTCCTCTTCAGCAGGTGAGATATTCCAAGCACTTCCGATATCTCTGAGATTTTTCGCTCCATTTCATTTCTGGACGTTTTTCTCAGCTTCAGTCCGAAGGCTATGTTATCATGAACATTGAGGTGAGGGAAAAGGGCGTAATTCTGGGGGATGTACGCAATTCCCCTCTTCTCCGGAGGAAGTGCAGTTATGTCCTCTCCGCTGAGAAATATTCTTCCCTGATCTGGAACGAATATACCGGCTATGGTCTCGAGCAGCAGCGTTTTCCCTGCACCACTCGGACCCAGAATCACGAAATATTCTTGCCTTTCAACCTTCAGACATATATCTCTGAGCTCGAATTCCATCCAGCTCTTGCTCAGGTTTTTCACTTCAAGCATTGTTTGACCTCCCTATGAGCCATCTCAGAGAGATGAAGACACCGAGACTGATGATGATCAGAATTACGGACACCGGCTGTGAGGCCTTCAGACCGTAATTGTTGAAGTACTCCATGACCAGTATCTGGGCAGTTTTCGGGTAGTATGCAACTATCAGTATCGCACCGACCTCACTTATAGCTCTGGCCCACGTCATTATTGCTCCGCTCAGTATTGCGGGCATGGCGATTGGGAGCGAGACGGTGAAAAACGATTTCAGCTTGCTCGCCCCGAGCGTTCTCGCCACATGTTCAAGCTTCTCGTCAACGGCCCTGAATCCATCTCTCGCAGAGTTTATTGTGAATGAGGCCGAGACGAACAGCATCACCATCACTATTCCGAGATAGCTGTCGAGAATTTTGCTGGAAAAGGTTACGAGGAGCATGATTCCAACGACGGAGTGGGGTATGACGATGGGAACATCCACAACGCCCTGGATGATACTTTTCCCCCTGAAATCTTTTCTGGCAAGAATGTATCCGAGGGGAACTCCCAGCAGGAGTGCGATAACTGCCGTGATGGTCGATGTCATCAGCGAGTTTCTCAGAGCTTCGAGAACCGTTTCATCCTGCAGAGCCTTTAAAAGCGCTCCGAAATTAAGCATCTGTTTTCCAATGAGCGTACCGATCGGTAGGGCAATGTAGATTACTATGAAGCTTCCTATGAGGGCGAAGAATGAATTTACGTAATCCCTCATGCTACCACTGTTCAGCTGGTTAAAAAATAAAAAATTATTCGCTCACGACTTTGACAGAGCCTTTTATCTCCTCAGGCACGTTTCCAAAAGCAATCGGTGGGTTCAGAAAATCCTGATAGTTCTTCTTGAATATTTCCTTTCCGTCTTTGCCCAGAAGGAATTTGAGGTAGTCTATTGCGAGTTCTCTGTTCGGAGCATCTTTCAGAACTGTTATGCCATATACGATCGGTTTGGCCTCAATTGTTTTGCCCGTGGAGCCGAGGGTTATGCTTACCTGTTTGTAGTACTTTTCTTCACTGAAATCGCCCAGGCTTATTTTTCCGGGAAGTTCCACGTACTTCAGCCCGTGCTGTTCTGCCAGACTCTTGTATGTGAAGATGTAGTCTATGCTTCCGCTCTCTATGATTCCTGTGAGGTCGCTCTCCTTCGGTCTCACGACTATTCTGTCTGTTCCGACCTGAATGTCTTTTGGTGCGAATATGTGGTTTCCGTCAGCGTAGATGTTGGTGTTGCTCTCTATGAGGGTCTCGAAGATGGGCTTTCCGTAATACAGGCTTGCGAGTTTTGTAACCATGACTGATCTGTATCCGCACGGATCCTGATTTGGATCGCTGAATCCAAAGCTCACGTCATCTCTTGCCAGTATGTCATACCAGTTATCGGAATTTATCTCATCGGCGTACTTGCTTTTGTCAGTATACGCAATAACTATCTCATTTTTTGCAAACAGGACGTAAAAGTCCGTGTAATTCGGGACAAGCATCTGTGGAATCAGCGTGTAATCCGCTACTGCAACAATATCTGCTTTTTTGCCCAGGTCTGTCACCTTTCTGACAGCCATAACACTGCCGCTCGCTTCGTTCTGGATTTCTACGTTGTATCCTTTCGCTTTTGCATATTCCGTGAACGATTCACCGAGGTCCTTCAGGGGGTTGCTGAGAGAACCAGCGTGGAAAATTTTGAGGATCGCTTTCTCAGTACTCTCTGCACCCTGTTTTTCATTCGATGCCGAACAGCCTGCGAATATTCCTGCAGCCACTATGAAGAGCATCAATATCGCCAGTTTTTTCATGTCCCATCTGTAAATGGAGTTTAAACATAAATATTTCGTTATTGAAAAACCGATAACGTTTTAAAAAATCCGGTGATAGAACAGGTCATGGACTTTGGGACAGTTACGCCGAGAATTGAGATTTTTCTTGAATATGATGGGAAAAAGGTTGCTGACAGCAGTGCGGCTGAGCTTTTGAGGGCCATAAAGGAGAAAGGTTCAATTCTGTCAGCCTCACACTCGCTTGGTATTCCCTATTCAAAGGCATGGGAAATACTCTCAAGAATCGAAAGAATCTCTGGAAGAAAGGTGGTTGAGACCAAAAGAGGAGGAAAAAGGGGCGGAGGTGCGCACCTTACGGCTTTTGGTGACAGGCTGCTTGCAGTCTACATGAAGGCAAAAATGGACCTTGAAAAAAGAACCGCCATGGCTGAAAGAAACTCTGAGTCGGTTTTCATCGCATACAGCAACGACCCTCTGTTTGCGATGGTTGTTGACAGGCTTTCCGGTGAGGAGAACGTGGAAAGCATTTCACCGGGGTCAGGGATGGCGCTTGCTATGCTGACCCTGAATGAGGCAGATGTGGCGTGCTGCCATCTGTATGATGCTGAGAGCGGAGAATACAACGTACCTTTCCTCAAGAAGTTCTGGCTTCATGACAGGGTCGTCAGACTGGGCGGGTTTGAGAGAGAACTCGTTTTTGCATTCCGGCGAGATTCAGGTGTTGAAGGACTGGAAGATGGCATAAGAAAGATTCTTGAAGGTAAACTCAGGTTTGCGGCGAGAAACCTTGGCTCTGGAACGAGAGAACTTGCCCGGTCTCTGTTTGAAAGGTATGCCAGAGCTTTTGGAATTCGTGAAGCGTCGATTAGGGGTCTTGAATACGAGTGCAGAACTCATGAGGATGTGGCTTACCGGATTGCGAATGGCGATGCGGATGCGGGCATACTGCTCAGGTATGTGGCAGAAAAATACGGATTGCAGGCATATCATCTGAAATGGGAGAGATACGAATGCTTTGCTCTCAGAGATTGCCTGTACAAAAACGGGGTGAAAAAATTGCAGGAACTGCTGAACTCAAGATGGTTTGTGGGTATGCTTGAGTTCCTTCCTGGCTACAAGCTGGCTGAGGGCGAGAACCAATAAATTATTTTAATCAAGCAACCAGTCATTCCAACATGACGCTCTTCACTAATGTTTACTCCTTCAGGGATGTGGAGAACTGGGTGAATGATTTCTGGAATGAACATAAGATTTATCAGAAGGCTAAGGAGAGAGGAGAAAAGCTGTTTTTCTTTGTTGATGGTCCTCCATACACGACTGGAAGGATTCACCTTGGAACTGCCTGGAATAAGGTAATAAAGGATACTGTGCTGAGGTTCAGGAGGATGCAGGGATACAGGGTTACCGATAAGCCCGGATGGGACATGCACGGTTTGCCTATCGAGGTTAAGGTTGAGCAGGAGCTTGGAATCAGGGAGAAAAAGGAGATTGAGAGCTATGGAATAGAGAAGTTCGTTGAGAAGTGCATGAAATATGCCATAGAGAACAAAAATGCCATGACAGAGCAGTTCAAAAGGCTGGGTGTCTGGATGGACTGGGAAAATCCATACATGACAATCAAAGCCGAGTACATCAATTCTGCCTGGTGGACTGTCAAAAA is a window of Geoglobus acetivorans DNA encoding:
- the hisS gene encoding histidine--tRNA ligase, with protein sequence MKIEKPRGTRDFLPQEMEKRRHIENLMRKVAESFGYREIQTPTFEHLELFTLKSGEGIVEEIYAFKDKGGRDLALRPELTAPVMRMFVNECSVMPRPLRFYYFGNCFRYERPQRGRYREFWQFGVELIGSDKPESDAEVIYLAYRILKELGVDFRLHVGHVGLLRKVLQDLDSADAAMRLIDKKDFDGLKVLLNECGKSDLFETVVRLSECGTVEEAKEVYPEFDYSHVEKVSEILTELGVEFSLDFGIARGLDYYTGIVFEVYAEGLGAQKQICGGGSYRLARLFGGEDVPSTGFAIGFDRVVEVCSAEMQKRPVAVVVSFGDFVRGQKVAELLRAAGIDAVVDVMGRNVRKQLSFANSINADYAIFAGEEFEKGIVRIKDLRTEEQIDVDVGELESFFENGKT
- the wtpA gene encoding tungstate ABC transporter substrate-binding protein WtpA gives rise to the protein MKKLAILMLFIVAAGIFAGCSASNEKQGAESTEKAILKIFHAGSLSNPLKDLGESFTEYAKAKGYNVEIQNEASGSVMAVRKVTDLGKKADIVAVADYTLIPQMLVPNYTDFYVLFAKNEIVIAYTDKSKYADEINSDNWYDILARDDVSFGFSDPNQDPCGYRSVMVTKLASLYYGKPIFETLIESNTNIYADGNHIFAPKDIQVGTDRIVVRPKESDLTGIIESGSIDYIFTYKSLAEQHGLKYVELPGKISLGDFSEEKYYKQVSITLGSTGKTIEAKPIVYGITVLKDAPNRELAIDYLKFLLGKDGKEIFKKNYQDFLNPPIAFGNVPEEIKGSVKVVSE
- a CDS encoding DUF2116 family Zn-ribbon domain-containing protein: MPGIIPHRHCIVCGKAIEPEDVFCGKDCQQKYEEDKKRQRNYMIFMFAMLFGILFLMMFSAR
- a CDS encoding metal-dependent hydrolase; protein product: MLKKTHLIASFTPVFIFTGNLEYALVASTFGVISDLDLALGMKHRTVTHSLLFAILVPLLSGIINPAYGVLALYGILSHIILDMLTKSGVELYWPLKRRVRISRFSYNSVVPNYLIILACILALYYYSAEKIGVISGLPIFKEALKFPDININLFFRP
- a CDS encoding 2-amino-3,7-dideoxy-D-threo-hept-6-ulosonate synthase: MKNGRAIIIPMDHGMTKPENGLEDVDRIMAMLDGIADAFILHKGMAKNSSMVEELESALIIHLSASTYLSPDPLDKRVITSVEKAIQLGADAVSVHVNIGCERDIEQIREASLISEKCDDYGIPLLVMAYPRGVGINEFGADEIKLAVRVANEIGADIVKTNYTGDAESFKDVLKFSKAPVVIAGGSKTDETSLLKTIEEAISAGAGGVAIGRNVFQSRNPRNLVLKISEIVHGVIYERGMVNR
- a CDS encoding substrate-binding domain-containing protein; translated protein: MDFGTVTPRIEIFLEYDGKKVADSSAAELLRAIKEKGSILSASHSLGIPYSKAWEILSRIERISGRKVVETKRGGKRGGGAHLTAFGDRLLAVYMKAKMDLEKRTAMAERNSESVFIAYSNDPLFAMVVDRLSGEENVESISPGSGMALAMLTLNEADVACCHLYDAESGEYNVPFLKKFWLHDRVVRLGGFERELVFAFRRDSGVEGLEDGIRKILEGKLRFAARNLGSGTRELARSLFERYARAFGIREASIRGLEYECRTHEDVAYRIANGDADAGILLRYVAEKYGLQAYHLKWERYECFALRDCLYKNGVKKLQELLNSRWFVGMLEFLPGYKLAEGENQ
- the wtpC gene encoding tungstate ABC transporter ATP-binding protein WtpC, translated to MLEVKNLSKSWMEFELRDICLKVERQEYFVILGPSGAGKTLLLETIAGIFVPDQGRIFLSGEDITALPPEKRGIAYIPQNYALFPHLNVHDNIAFGLKLRKTSRNEMERKISEISEVLGISHLLKRNPKTLSGGEQQRVAIARALVLRPEILLLDEPFSNLDVETRNRLIAEMKEWKRELEFTALHVTHSFEEAISLGDKIGVMVDGRLEQVGDVKEVFSRPKNERIARFLGFENIIEGHASGKALKINGTEIELPFEADGRIRVGIRPEDIIISRDAIRTSARNVLRAKVKSIEETGALVKLTLDAEDVELRAYITRSSLLEMGIKRDEEIYVSFKATAIHIF
- a CDS encoding 4Fe-4S double cluster binding domain-containing protein; this encodes MLNLEEIKEKLAIDVIGVADLDPLRNYPTYPENLLERFTRGMVIGVRLNDAVFDGLPESRSIYARQYQIANDRLDHAAFEISREIEKHGYKAMPIPASRIIEGLHWRSYISHKAIARAAGVGWIGKNLLLVTKEHGPRIRMASILTDMPLEAGEPVKRRCGRCRECIENCIVGALRDSEFEDYPEREEVFDVDRCAGILKEFASDRNIGAMVCGICIKVCPWGKRR
- the aroD gene encoding type I 3-dehydroquinate dehydratase, with protein sequence MKGRFVVTVRNFAEASQALRVADIIEFRLDLFPSYPEYDRIQTEKDNIVTIRRKEDGGQFDGEEEDRLELLRKYSKYASYVDLEHELDDEVFLKFEKNNIVESYHNFAETPDYDVLKDIVEGRRGDIIKIATMGRSKEDVIKIMKLLTEYDNVVAFLMGRKYSFTRIISLLMGSPLIYCSLYNAVAPGQYDIYTARKILKMI
- the pheA gene encoding prephenate dehydratase: MRILVFGHGGMGKIFRDFFEARGYYVRSYDVDESKADVRLEETGNFDIVFLCVPMDRIEEAVRIVISVSAPKLVVDISSVKKNAIDILEKYGLRYLSIHPMFGPGSDLGLSNIIVVRKSGAPEEKIILEEFRKSGAVLTEMSVEEHDRKMAEIQGVAHFVLFLFALSLKNRFHDDFEIASPVFLVLHKLASRIINQNWEMYYLIQKNAEELRREVAENAKILDEALSDRDRFRELVYSLRKSFRNYRDSTLILESYKATVDARGIDELRGYIRALDSLILELIERRVNAGKKVAMEKIKLNEPIEISRVEDVKMREILKRTGLNPVRVSEIFEKIMELTKEEEYRVLGIGRKVAVLGPMGSFSEEAALKLTGSRLPLIYKNSVDDIFRAVESGEVECGIVPIENSTYGTVLNTLDALLKYDVQVFGEYEHDIRHNLAARRDLPLKEIKTIYSHPQAIAQCSEFINNYLPHAEIRYTRSTSEAVEMLDDSSAAIVSELAARLYRLHVIKRGIQTANNNRTRFYLIRKSGENGDGDITSLFFGVEDEPGALFRVLEVFYRHGINLRKLESRPAGTKLGDYVFFAEAERKLDDSILSELKEKTSFCRIAGIFRKIDRLEVFSERRTSSGTEFQTAWQT
- a CDS encoding 3-dehydroquinate synthase II — protein: MKEVWLIDDGVSWEDVRDHVIDAIETGFTGVAVRRDFIELARKLGNIEVEEYAIETISDADDQNRIAEMLEAGRRIFIEFENWKIIPLENLIAMRRKGKIIPIVETPDEAEVVLTTLERGADGFAIRPKIRELMKEFAGIVERTEDLNLVEAEIFEIRKLGVGDRVCVDTITLMSPGEGMLVGNSAEFMFLVASESEESEYVASRPFRVNAGSVNAYIRVGARTRYLAELRAGDEVEIVRFDGKTRKSFVGRVKIEKRPMILLRARFDGVSGSVILQNAETIKLVTPEGKHVSVAELKVGDRVLAYIGEKARHFGMAVEESIIEG
- the wtpB gene encoding tungstate ABC transporter permease WtpB, coding for MRDYVNSFFALIGSFIVIYIALPIGTLIGKQMLNFGALLKALQDETVLEALRNSLMTSTITAVIALLLGVPLGYILARKDFRGKSIIQGVVDVPIVIPHSVVGIMLLVTFSSKILDSYLGIVMVMLFVSASFTINSARDGFRAVDEKLEHVARTLGASKLKSFFTVSLPIAMPAILSGAIMTWARAISEVGAILIVAYYPKTAQILVMEYFNNYGLKASQPVSVILIIISLGVFISLRWLIGRSNNA